The DNA sequence GCATGCGCGGGTCGGCGGCCGCGCCGGTGCCGTCATGCTCGGCGTCCAGACCCCACGACCACTGGATGGTGCCTGCTGAGAACACCAGCGCCCCGCTCGGCGCTCGGTGCAGCGTTACATGGTGGGTGGTTGTGCCCGGCGCGACGGTGTTGCCGAAGTCTTGCAGGTACTGGGGGACGGCGCCGGTCGTCGTCGACAGGTCGACGAGCCCGGCCGGCCTAAACCCGTTATCCAGGTCCTCATCCGACTCGTACCCGACGGTGTGCTGCGCGAGTGCGCTGGTCGACCCGGCGGCGAGCGAGGTCAGACTGGTGTTGCGCCAGAGTCTGGTCTTGCCCTGAGCGGCCGTGACCGTGATCGGCAGGTCGGAGAAGTTCGACATGTACATCGTCCCGGTGACGCCGTTCTCCGGCAGCCCCGCTCCGTTCGCCGTCGAGGCGAACCGCGGATCCCGCCACGTCCCCGTCCAGGTCGTGGAGGGGTCGATCTTGGCGTTGGCCCAGGTCTCCTTGTAAGTCACCAGGGTGCGGTAGTTCGTGGCCGCACCGGCGACCGAGGGTTCGTACCGGGTGTGCCAGTACATTTCATTACCGGAGAGGAACTGCGCGTTCACGCCCGCGTTGATCGCCGCCTGCACATTCGCCCGCTGCCCGGTGCTCCAGTACTCGTCGTGCCCGACCGAGAGGAACACTTTGTGGTTCAGCAGCTGCGACCCGTACCGGTCGGTGTCGACCCCGGAGAAGTACGACATGTTGTAGCCGTTCTTCTCCAGGAACCGCACCTCCGGGTACTCGGCCCCGAAGTAGAAATCCCGGCCCGCATTGTTGCCACGGGTCGCGAACGGCCGGTTATAGCTCACCTTGTACGCGCGCCCGTTCGCCGCTCCCTGATAGAAGTCCGAGCCTCCATACGTGTTGTACGCCTCCCACGTCGGGTCGGAGGTCTGATACAGCACATCCGAGTGGCTGGCGTCGTTGCGCACGACGAAAGTGATCTGGCTCTTGCCGCCCGTGTCCGTGCGGGTGAGCAGCGCGATGTAGACGCCCGAGACGGCTGACGGCGGCACGGACCACGACGCGGAAAGCGCCCAATTCCCGCAATCGGTGAGCTCGACCGTCGGGTCCCAATAGCACGCCGGCTGCGTCTGCGGCAGCGAGACCGACGGAGTCACATCGGCGATCTTGCGCGCACCGAGCCCCTGGTAATACCCCGTCCGGAAGATCTGAATCGTATAGGCGGGCGCGTTCGTATTGATCTTGAACCCGATCGTGCCGCCGATGTTCACGCTGATATCGGTCGAGAATCCCTGGATCGTGTCATCGCCCGACCCGTCCACGTCCCAGACCGACGGGTCAGCGCCGGCAAGCGCGTTCTCGCAGACGATGGGATTGGCTGCCGCATTGCATCCATCGTCCGCGTGCGCCGGCGGCCCGGCGGCCACCACGCCCGAGGTCATCAGTATGGCCGCCATCGCGCCGATGAGGACAGTACGGAGCCGACGCCGCCCCCGTATCGGGTCCAGGGAGTTAACCCGAGCATTCCTCATAATAGGAGGCTCCCACGGCTGGGACGCGAAGGTAGGCCCCCAAACAGGGGACGAACAGCCGCGGAGATGCCCGGGCGGCGACAGGACCATCCGCGCCCCTCCCGAATGTCGCGCGCCCGGCGTACAGTCTCCGGAAGTCGGCCGGCGCCTTGCCGGTCGCTCGGATCGGGCAGGAAGAGGTCATGGCGGGCAGGCACGTCGAGCGGCCCAGGCGACTCGGCCGCATCGGAGCTGTCATCGTCTCGCACCCGTTCTCGACCGGAGGCGTGGTGACCGCCGCGCTGGTGGCGGCACTGGTGGTCGCGCCCCTCGGCATCAGCGGCCTGATGCCCGCACCTGATCATTCCCGTGCCCCCGTGCCGCCGGCGGCGGCTCCTGCGGTCGCTCGATCCGTACCCGATGTCGTCGGTCTCACTGAGCCCCGCGCCGCGGACGTCATGCGCTCGAGCGGGTTCAGGACGGAGGTGCGCCCCGAGTCCGGCGGCCAGGCCACCGCCCTGACGAGCGGCGTCGTGATCCGGCAATTCCCGAGCGCGGGGGAGCGCGCAGCAATGGGAACGAAGGTCGTCCTGACTGTCGCACCGGCCGGGACGGGTGGCACGACGCCCCCGCAGAACGGCGGAGGTTCCTCGGCAGCGGTAACCGTCCCCGGACCGACAGGACCCGGTGGCACCTCGGCGACGGGCGGAGTCGCCGGGGCCGGCTCCGGCGGTGCGGGAACTGCAGGCGGAACGGCTGGCGGGGGTGCTGCCGGGAGTGGCGGTTCGGTGCCTGCCGGACCGGCACCGGCACCGGCGCAGACCACCGGTGCCGGGCCGTCGAGCCCCGCGCCCGCTCCGCAGCCACCCGTGGCCCCAGCCCCGGTGCCGGTCCAGCCGCCGCCGTTGCCTATCCCGCTGCCGCCGGTCGTTCCGGTGCCGGCGCCGCTCCTGCTCTCTGTGGTTCTCCTCGGCGTCCTGTCTCAGTGATCCTGGAGGGCCGGAGCTGTCTTCGCGGGCAGTGCGTCGTACACAGCCGCCCACTCCGCTTCGTACGTGACCGCGGTCACGTCCCCGGATCTCCGCCGGTTCTCCAGCTCCGTCAGCCGGCCGACGGAAGTCCGCAGGAGGTGGACGTCGCCGAATTCGCGCACTTCACCGCCGACGTATTCTGAAGCGACCGTCAGGACTCGGCTGCGTCCGCGAAGGTCTCGGGTGAGCCGTGCGGTAACGGCGAAGCCTGCCCCGTAAGCCGCCAGCACGGCCGCCAAGCTCAGCACGGGGCCCGCGCCGCTCAGCGCGACGAGGCCGAACAGGCAGAGGATCCCGCCCGCGACGGGCCAGATGTGCGCGACATGCAACGCGCGGCGTTCCCCGTGCGTGATTCCCGGCGGGTAGACCGTCAGCCGGACGCGCTGCCAGAGGCCCCGGCTCGCAGGGGACACGTCGAGGGTCCCCCAGGGGGCGCGGCCCTCGGTCAGGCGCCGAAGGAACTCGTTCATGCTTCCAGCGTGCGCCGCGTTCCCGCGCGCGCGGGGGATCCTCGCGATCTCCATACGGAAGCGAGCGGAATGCTAACGGGTTCCTAGCGGTGGGGAGGCCGGCTCGGGCCGCCGAGGCGCGTTGTTCTGCTGGGCGTCGGGCGGTGGGGGAGCGGTCCGTGCGCGGTCCCCCAATGCGGGGGAGGGAGGCGAGGTTGTCTCTCTCAGCTGCTGGCCCAGCGGGCTGCGGACCCTAGACTCATGTCGAGCGGGCCCGACGGAAGGGGCGCCGCGCCGCCGTCAGCGCTGTGTGTGACTGCGACTGCACACCATCGAAGGGGATGCACCCATGTCGTCACGCTCAACCGCCCTCGGGACCACGGATCGCCGAAAGGTGACGCGAACGGCAGCATTGCTCTCGGCGGGCGTGCTCGCCCTGGGGCTGGCCATCGGGGCTCCCGTCGCTGCAGAAGCGGTGCCGTCCACAACCCTCGTTTCGAGCGCTACGACGGTCACCGCGAACGGCCAGGTCACGCTCACTGCCGCGGGTTTCACGGCGGGCGAGGCGCTGGCCTTCTCGCTCGATTCCGACCCGCTCCCCACGTACGGGCAGGTTTCGGAGTCCGCGGATGCGACCGGTAAATACAGCGGAGTCGCAGTGATCCCTACGGGCACCACCCTCGGCACCCACACGATCACGGTCACCGGAGCGAGCTCGCCGTCCGCCACCGCGACGATCGATGTGATCACCAAGCCGACATCGTCGGTGAGCCCGGCTACCAGTGCACTCTCTGACTACCTGAGTACGGGAGTCACAGCGACCTTCTCGGGATTCGCCCCGGGCTCCACCGTCCAGTTCAGTATCTACACACCCGTGATGGGCGACCCGGCCGGTCCCGATGTCGTTGTGGGCGCTTCCGGGGTCGTTACGCTTCACTTCGTCCCCAAGCCCGGTAGCAATTACGCGAATCCGGGTACCTACGGCCTCGGCGCCATGACTGACACCCTGAACATTCAGGCTGCTCCTCTCTCGTTCGAGGTCA is a window from the Leifsonia sp. AG29 genome containing:
- a CDS encoding PASTA domain-containing protein → MAGRHVERPRRLGRIGAVIVSHPFSTGGVVTAALVAALVVAPLGISGLMPAPDHSRAPVPPAAAPAVARSVPDVVGLTEPRAADVMRSSGFRTEVRPESGGQATALTSGVVIRQFPSAGERAAMGTKVVLTVAPAGTGGTTPPQNGGGSSAAVTVPGPTGPGGTSATGGVAGAGSGGAGTAGGTAGGGAAGSGGSVPAGPAPAPAQTTGAGPSSPAPAPQPPVAPAPVPVQPPPLPIPLPPVVPVPAPLLLSVVLLGVLSQ
- a CDS encoding DUF6611 family protein, producing the protein MNEFLRRLTEGRAPWGTLDVSPASRGLWQRVRLTVYPPGITHGERRALHVAHIWPVAGGILCLFGLVALSGAGPVLSLAAVLAAYGAGFAVTARLTRDLRGRSRVLTVASEYVGGEVREFGDVHLLRTSVGRLTELENRRRSGDVTAVTYEAEWAAVYDALPAKTAPALQDH